The Synechococcus sp. CC9605 sequence GGCATGAAGCAGATGATCATTGATCTGAGCAACCTGCGTCGCGCCAAGGTTTAAGCCAGCGTCAGCCTTTCAGCCTGGATTGCAGTGCCGCCAGTCTTGCGGCGTTTACACCAAGATCCGAGTCGCCGAGGCGCGACTCGGATCTTGCCTGGATCCGGTTGTTATCGCGATCAGCAAACAGTTCGAGGTCGTCCACAAAACCAAAGAATGCGCTGCTGGCCTCGGCATGGAGGTAGGTCTCGGTTTGATCCATGACAACCGTCCGCGGCGTCTCCTGCACCAACTCACTCAGCCTGTTGAATTCAGCCATCGTCTTAGAGCTCTCCCAGGTTTGGCTGGAACAGTGAGCTGTTGTCGGGCAGTCGCGTAAAGCCCCGTTGCTGACGCCGAGATCCCCTGGGACGGGGCCAGCAAGATGGAACAGCATCAGTACGGGGGCCAGTAGGCCGGCAAGGAAGGTCACTGGTCTTTGCGGGAATGACCTCTCCAGTTGAGCATCCAAACCCAGATGCCAAAAAGGGTTCCAACCGGTAGTGCGATCACCACCAACTGGCTGATCACGAACTGGCGCTCCTCAGGATTCATGGTTGTTTTGATACGGGGGTATGCGGGCAAAAGTCGCTTCCCGTTCGCCATCATGGAGCGCAGTGCTGGGCAAAGATGACGAATCCTGGGTGGATTGTGCTCGCGTGGCTGGTGGTGGCGCTGGCTTCTGCCTTCAAGTTTTGGTCGATCACGCGCCCCTACCGCGACAAAACTGCTCTATTGCGTGGGCAAACCGTTGACGAAGCACGCCAGCGCCTGGAACGTCGCTGGCGAAGCGACAGCAAGGTGTGAGGCTTATTTCTCGGCGATCACCCAGGCTGTTGCAGCTCTCTGA is a genomic window containing:
- a CDS encoding DUF1499 domain-containing protein, translated to MLFHLAGPVPGDLGVSNGALRDCPTTAHCSSQTWESSKTMAEFNRLSELVQETPRTVVMDQTETYLHAEASSAFFGFVDDLELFADRDNNRIQARSESRLGDSDLGVNAARLAALQSRLKG